Sequence from the Natronomonas marina genome:
GTCGGCGCCCGGCGCCTCCAGGTCGACGTAGCCCGTCACCGTCACGTACGGGACGGAGACGTTCTCGCGGGCCGTCTCGACGATGGCGTCCAGTTCCTCGTCGTCGAGGTCGGTATCGTCCAGCGCCTCGGGACCGTGGATGGCGGCCTCCTCGAAGCCGTCGTACAGCGTGCCGTGGGCCTCGATGAGTTCGTTGGCGACTCGGCGGAACGTCTCGTCGTCGACGTCCTCGCCGAAGGCGATTTCCATCCACTTGTCGGCCTTCTGGTCGTTCTTCCACTCCTGGACCTTCTCGGAGCGCTGGTGGTCGTTGACGTCCTTGATGGAGAGGTCGACCTGCTGGGCGTCCTCGTCGACCTCGAGCACCTTGCAGACGACCATCTGGTCTTCGTTGACGTGGTCGCGGACGTTCTTGATCCACCCGGAGGCGACTTCGCTGACGTGGACCAGCCCGCGTTTGTCTTCGTACTCCTCGAGGTCGACGAACACGCCGAAGTCCTCGATTTCGTCGACGCGACCGACGACGAGTTCGCCCGGCGTGGGCCAGCCACTGTATTTCATACCCACTGTTACCCGTGTGACGAGAATAAAAGCTCCGTTCGCCCGCCGGTCGGTCGCTATCGGGCCTCGACCGTCTCGAGGACCTCGCCGTGAATCTCGGCCTCGCCGCCCGTCGGCGTCACGAGCGTCGAGCCACAGACCGCACAGTCGACGACGCTGGCGGCCTTCCCGAAGACCACCTGCTCGTTCTCGCAGTCGTCACACCGGACGGTGAAGAAGTTCCCCGCCATCGTCACTCCTGGAAGGTGAGTCGACCGGCGCGCCATCCCTCGCGGAGGTGGGCCTTGCCGCACTCGCTGCATCGGTACTTCAGGTCGGTCTTCTTGGTGGGCTTGTCGCCACCGGGAACCTTGGAGAAACGCCCGGCGTTGCCGATGACGGCCTTCCCGCGACGGGTGCGGCGGGCGTCCCACTTGGTGCCCGAGGAACGGCCCGAGCGGACCTT
This genomic interval carries:
- a CDS encoding 50S ribosomal protein L44e: MEMPRRFNTYCPHCHTHHEHEVEKVRSGRSSGTKWDARRTRRGKAVIGNAGRFSKVPGGDKPTKKTDLKYRCSECGKAHLREGWRAGRLTFQE
- a CDS encoding 30S ribosomal protein S27e — protein: MAGNFFTVRCDDCENEQVVFGKAASVVDCAVCGSTLVTPTGGEAEIHGEVLETVEAR
- a CDS encoding translation initiation factor IF-2 subunit alpha translates to MKYSGWPTPGELVVGRVDEIEDFGVFVDLEEYEDKRGLVHVSEVASGWIKNVRDHVNEDQMVVCKVLEVDEDAQQVDLSIKDVNDHQRSEKVQEWKNDQKADKWMEIAFGEDVDDETFRRVANELIEAHGTLYDGFEEAAIHGPEALDDTDLDDEELDAIVETARENVSVPYVTVTGYVDLEAPGADGVEDVRAALEAAEGNGEVPDEVELEVTYVGAPEYRIRVKAPNYKTAESQLEASADRAGEAIEATGGTADFHRERRTDEE